One window from the genome of Nicotiana sylvestris chromosome 9, ASM39365v2, whole genome shotgun sequence encodes:
- the LOC104242311 gene encoding myosin-6-like yields MAASVSLPVGSLVWVEDPDEAWIDGEVLEVNGSDIKVLCTSGKTVVVKSSNVYAKDAEAPPSGVDDMTKLAYLHEPGVLHNLKARYDINEIYTYTGNILIAVNPFRRLPHLYDTHMMSQYKGAAFGELSPHPYAVADAAYRLMINEGVSQSILVSGESGAGKTESTKQLMRYLAYMGGRAAAEGSRSVEQQVLESNPVLEAFGNAKTVRNNNSSRFGKFVEIQFDQKGRISGAAVRTYLLERSRVCQVSDPERNYHCFYMICAAPPEDIKRFKLDNPRTFHYLNQTNCFQLDEIDDSKEYLATRRAMDVVGISSEEQDAIFRVVAAILHLGNIEFAKGKEIDSSVPKDEKSWFHLRTAAELFMCDVKALEDSLCKRVIVTRDETITKWLDPEAALTSRDALAKVVYSRLFDWLVDKINSSIGQDPNSKSLIGVLDIYGFESFKTNSFEQFCINLTNEKLQQHFNQHVFKMEQEEYTKEEINWSYIEFIDNQDILDLIEKKPGGIIALLDEACMFPRSTHDTFAQKLYQTFKNHKRFCKPKLARSDFTICHYAGDVTYQTELFLEKNKDYVIAEHQALLSASMCSFVSGLFPTSNEESSKQSKFSSIGTRFKQQLQSLLETLSATEPHYIRCVKPNNLLKPAIFENHNVLQQLRCGGVMEAIRISMAGYPTRKPFYEFLDRFGILSPEVLDGSTDEVAACKRLLEKVGLEGYQIGKTKVFLRAGQMAELDGRRTEVLGRSASIIQRKVRSYMAQRSFTLLRRSTIQIQSLCRGELARRVYESLRREAASLRIQTNVRMHLSRKAYKELWSSAVSIQTGLRGMAARDELRFRRQNKAAIIIQSHCRKFLACSKFKKLKKAAITTQCAWRGRVARKELKKLKMAARETGALQAAKNKLEKQVEELTWRLQLEKRMRADLEEAKTHENAKLQSAFQELQVQFKETKEMLVKERENAKRAAEQIPIVQEVPVIDHELMNKLSIENENLKSMVSSLEKKIGETETKYEETNKLSEERLKQAMEAESKIVQLKTTMQRLEEKIFDMESENQILRQQALLTPAKRVSDHSPSPASKIVENGHHLNDENRTNDAPSFTPSKNYETPDSKLRRPPIDRQHEDVDALIDCVMKDVGFSQGKPVAAFTIYKCLLNWKSFEAERTSVFDRLIQMIGSAIENQESNDHMAYWLSNTSTLLFLIQKSLKSGGAVGATPTRKPQPPTSLFGRMTMGFRSSPSAVNLAAAAAALVVRQVEAKYPALLFKQQLTAYVEKIYGIIRDNLKKELGSLLSLCIQAPRTSKGSLRSGRSFGKDSSTNHWQRIIECLNSLLCTLKENFVPPILVQKIFTQTFSYINVQLFNSLLLRRECCTFSNGEYVKAGLAELELWCCQAKEEYAGSSWDELKHIRQAVGFLVIHQKYRISYDEITNDLCPILSVQQLYRICTLYWDDNYNTRSVSPDVISSMRVLMTEDSNNAESNSFLLDDNSSIPFSIDEVSESLQVKDFADVKAATQLLENPAFQFLHE; encoded by the exons ATG GCTGCTTCCGTTAGTTTACCGGTTGGTTCTCTTGTTTGGGTGGAGGATCCTGATGAAGCCTGGATAGATGGGGAAGTTTTAGAGGTTAATGGTTCAGACATAAAGGTTCTCTGCACTTCTGGTAAAACG GTTGTTGTTAAGTCTTCTAATGTCTACGCCAAAGATGCTGAAGCTCCGCCTTCTGGTGTCGATGACATGACGAAGCTGGCTTATTTGCACGAACCAGGAGTTTTGCATAATTTAAAGGCTAGATATGATATTAATGAAATATAT ACATATACAGGGAATATATTAATCGCTGTCAATCCTTTTAGAAGGCTACCTCACTTATATGATACACATATGATGTCCCAATATAAAGGTGCAGCTTTTGGGGAGCTAAGTCCTCACCCTTATGCTGTTGCAGATGCGGCATACAG ACTTATGATCAATGAAGGAGTAAGTCAGTCAATATTGGTTAGTGGGGAGAGTGGCGCTGGTAAAACAGAAAGCACCAAGCAACTCATGCGCTATCTTGCTTACATGGGTGGGAGAGCTGCGGCTGAAGGTAGTAGATCAGTCGAGCAGCAAGTCCTGGAG TCTAATCCTGTTCTGGAAGCATTTGGTAATGCGAAAACTGTCAGAAACAATAACTCAAG TCGTTTCGGTAAGTTTGTGGAGATCCAGTTTGACCAGAAGGGAAGGATTTCAGGAGCTGCTGTCAGAACGTATTTACTCGAAAGATCTCGTGTTTGCCAGGTGTCTGATCCTGAGAGAAATTATCATTGTTTCTACATGATTTGTGCTGCACCGCCAGAG GACATTAAAAGGTTCAAATTGGACAATCCTAGGACATTTCATTACCTCAATCAGACAAATTGTTTTCAGCTAGATGAGATTGATGATTCCAAAGAATACTTGGCTACAAGAAGGGCAATGGATGTTGTTGGCATAAGCTCTGAAGAACAG GATGCAATATTTCGGGTAGTGGCAGCAATTCTCCATCTTGGAAACATTGAATTTGCAAAGGGGAAGGAGATAGATTCGTCTGTGCCCAAAGATGAGAAATCTTGGTTTCATCTGAGAACTGCTGCTGAGCTATTCAT GTGTGACGTAAAGGCTCTAGAGGATTCCCTTTGCAAACGCGTTATTGTAACTCGTGACGAAACCATCACCAAATGGCTGGATCCAGAAGCTGCACTTACCAGTAGAGATGCTCTTGCAAAAGTTGTTTACTCAAGATTGTTTGACTG GCTGGTTGATAAGATTAATAGTTCAATTGGTCAAGATCCCAATTCTAAATCTTTGATTGGCGTGCTGGATATCTATGGATTTGAGAGTTTCAAGACTAACAG CTTTGAACAATTCTGTATCAATTTAACAAATGAGAAGCTTCAGCAGCACTTCAATCAG CATGTTTTCAAAATGGAACAAGAAGAGTATACAAAAGAAGAAATTAACTGGAGCTACATTGAGTTCATTGATAATCAAGATATACTTGATCTGATAGAAAAG AAACCAGGTGGTATTATAGCACTTCTTGATGAAGCTTG CATGTTTCCTAGATCTACTCATGACACGTTTGCTCAAAAGCTCTATCAAACTTTCAAAAACCATAAGCGGTTCTGCAAGCCCAAGTTGGCTCGTTCTGACTTCACTATATGCCATTATGCTGGCGAT GTCACGTATCAAACAGAGTTGTTTCTGGAGAAAAACAAAGATTATGTTATTGCTGAGCACCAGGCGCTCCTGAGTGCTTCAATGTGTTCCTTTGTATCTGGGTTGTTTCCAACATCAAATGAGGAATCCTCAAAACAATCAAAGTTCTCTTCAATTGGCACAAGGTTTAAG CAACAACTGCAATCTTTGCTTGAAACATTAAGTGCAACAGAACCCCACTATATTCGATGTGTAAAGCCTAATAATCTGCTAAAGCCAGCTATCTTCGAGAATCACAATGTTCTGCAGCAGCTGCGCTGTGGG GGAGTGATGGAAGCAATTAGAATAAGCATGGCTGGATATCCTACACGGAAACCATTCTATGAATTTCTAGATCGCTTTGGCATCCTTTCCCCTGAAGTTTTAGATGGAAG TACGGATGAGGTCGCTGCATGCAAAAGGCTCTTGGAGAAAGTTGGACTTGAAGGCTACCAG ATTGGTAAAACGAAGGTGTTTCTAAGAGCTGGTCAAATGGCAGAGCTGGATGGTCGAAGGACAGAGGTGCTCGGGAGATCTGCCAGCATTATCCAGAGAAAAGTTCGTTCTTACATGGCTCAGAGAAGTTTTACGTTGTTACGTCGGTCGACAATACAGATACAATCTCTGTGCCGAG GGGAACTTGCTCGACGTGTATATGAGAGCTTGCGGAGGGAAGCAGCTTCTCTCAGAATCCAGACAAATGTGCGCATGCATCTTTCTAGGAAGGCTTACAAAGAGTTGTGGTCCTCAGCTGTTTCGATTCAGACAGGATTGCGTGGGATGGCTGCACGCGATGAGCTTCGATTCAGAAGGCAGAACAAAGCAGCAATTATTATTCAG AGCCATTGTCGCAAGTTCTTGGCGTGTTCGAAATTTAAGAAGCTCAAGAAAGCTGCAATTACCACTCAATGTGCTTGGAGAGGTAGAGTTGCTCGTAAGGAACTGAAGAAACTTAAGATG GCTGCACGGGAGACTGGGGCTCTGCAAGCTGCAAAGAATAAATTAGAGAAGCAAGTTGAAGAATTAACTTGGAGATTGCAGCTGGAGAAACGCATGAGG GCGGATCTTGAAGAAGCAAAAACACATGAAAATGCAAAACTACAATCTGCTTTTCAGGAGCTGCAAGTTCAGTTCAAAGAAACCAAGGAAATGCTTGTCAAAGAACGTGAAAATGCAAAAAGAGCAGCAGAGCAAATCCCTATTGTACAGGAAGTCCCTGTTATTGACCATGAATTGATGAACAAACTTAGCATTGAAAATGAGAACCTAAAG AGTATGGTAAGTTCTCTAGAAAAGAAGATTGGTGAAACGgaaacaaaatatgaagaaacaAATAAACTTAGTGAGGAGCGGTTGAAGCAAGCAATGGAGGCAGAGTCCAAGATCGTTCAGTTGAAGACTACTATGCAAAG GCTTGAGGAGAAAATTTTTGACATGGAATCTGAGAACCAGATTCTTCGACAGCAGGCATTGTTAACCCCTGCTAAGCGGGTTTCAGATCATTCACCTAGTCCGGCTTCCAAG ATAGTTGAAAATGGACATCATCTCAATGATGAAAACCGGACTAAT GATGCACCGAGTTTCACACCGTCTAAAAATTATGAAACCCCCGACAGCAAGTTGAGGAGACCTCCTATTGATCGACAGCAT GAGGATGTTGATGCACTCATTGACTGTGTGATGAAGGACGTGGGGTTCAGCCAAGGAAAGCCTGTCGCAGCTTTTACCATCTATAAATGCCTTCTCAATTGGAAATCCTTCGAAGCTGAGAGGACCAGTGTGTTTGATCGTTTGATTCAGATGATTGGTTCAGCCATTGAG AATCAAGAAAGCAACGACCACATGGCATATTGGCTGTCAAATACCTCAACGTTGTTGTTCTTAATCCAAAAAAGTCTGAAATCAGGTGGTGCAGTTGGTGCAACTCCTACCCGCAAACCACAACCTCCGACATCTCTATTTGGGAGAATGACAATG GGATTTCGTTCGTCACCTTCTGCAGTGAATCTTGCTGCAGCTGCAGCTGCATTGGTAGTACGCCAAGTTGAAGCAAAATACCCTGCTCTGCTTTTCAAGCAGCAGCTTACAGCATATGTTGAAAAGATTTATGGAATTATTAGGGATAACTTGAAGAAGGAGTTGGGATCACTCCTTTCCTTATGCATCCAG GCACCAAGGACTTCCAAAGGAAGTTTGAGAAGTGGGCGATCCTTTGGCAAAGACTCTTCGACAAATCACTGGCAGCGGATTATTGAATGCCTCAACTCTCTTCTCTGTACATTGAAAGAAAATTTC GTGCCTCCAATTCTTGTTCAAAAGATATTTACTCAGACCTTCTCTTATATCAATGTACAACTTTTTAACAG TCTTCTTCTCCGAAGGGAGTGTTGTACATTCAGTAATGGGGAATATGTTAAAGCTGGTTTAGCTGAGCTAGAGCTGTGGTGCTGCCAAGCAAAAGAAGAG TATGCAGGTTCTTCTTGGGATGAACTCAAACATATCAGACAAGCTGTTGGGTTCTTG GTTATACATCAGAAGTATAGGATATCTTATGATGAGATCACCAATGACTTGTGTCCT ATTCTTAGTGTCCAGCAACTTTACAGAATCTGTACGCTCTATTGGGATGACAACTATAACACACGGAGTGTTTCCCCAGAT GTCATATCAAGCATGAGGGTGTTAATGACAGAGGACTCAAACAATGCCGAGAGCAACTCTTTTCTATTGGATGATAATTCAAG CATCCCATTCTCCATTGACGAAGTCTCAGAATCGCTTCAAGTGAAGGATTTTGCAGATGTTAAAGCTGCAACACAACTTCTCGAGAATCCAGCCTTCCAATTTTTACACGAGTGA